Proteins encoded together in one Staphylococcus aureus window:
- a CDS encoding YitT family protein, giving the protein MNKTVKDLILVVLGSFIFAAGVNAFIISGNLGEGGVTGLAIILYYAFHISPAITNFLVNAVLIAIGYKFLSKRSMYLTILVTILISIFLSLTESWQVETGNSIVNAIFGGVSVGLGIGVIILAGGTTAGTTILARIATKYLDVSTPYALLFFDMIVVAISLTVIPLDKVLVTVISLYIGTKVMEYVIEGLNTKKAMTIISTNPDKLAKAIDEQIGRGLTILNGHGYYTREEKDVLYVVISKTQVSKAKRLIKQIDKDAFLVIHDVRDVYGNGFLADE; this is encoded by the coding sequence GTGAATAAAACGGTTAAAGATTTAATACTAGTTGTCTTAGGTTCATTTATCTTTGCTGCAGGTGTAAATGCATTTATTATTTCTGGTAACTTAGGTGAAGGCGGGGTTACAGGTTTAGCAATTATTTTATATTATGCGTTTCATATTTCACCAGCCATCACTAACTTCTTGGTCAACGCAGTATTGATTGCCATAGGTTATAAATTTTTGAGTAAGAGAAGTATGTACTTAACTATTCTTGTAACAATTCTTATTTCAATATTTTTGAGTTTAACAGAATCATGGCAAGTAGAAACTGGAAACAGCATTGTGAATGCCATTTTTGGTGGTGTAAGCGTTGGACTAGGAATCGGAGTAATTATCCTTGCAGGCGGTACAACAGCAGGTACAACAATTTTGGCGAGAATTGCAACGAAATACCTCGATGTAAGCACGCCATATGCTTTGCTTTTCTTCGATATGATCGTTGTTGCAATTTCACTTACAGTTATTCCACTTGATAAAGTATTAGTAACAGTAATATCACTTTATATAGGAACAAAAGTGATGGAATATGTCATAGAAGGTTTAAACACTAAAAAAGCTATGACGATTATTTCAACTAATCCCGACAAACTTGCCAAAGCAATAGACGAGCAAATTGGAAGAGGTTTAACCATTTTAAACGGACATGGCTATTATACGCGTGAAGAAAAAGATGTCTTATACGTTGTTATTTCTAAAACACAAGTTTCAAAAGCAAAGCGATTAATTAAACAAATCGATAAAGATGCATTCCTCGTAATTCATGATGTAAGAGATGTCTATGGTAATGGCTTTCTTGCAGATGAATAA
- a CDS encoding membrane protein yields MMMNKEATKIGFAYVGIVVGAGFSTGQEVMQFFTKYGLWAYLGVIISGFILAFIGRQVAKIGTAFEATNHESTLQYVFGEKFSKVFDYILIFFLFGIAVTMIAGAGATFEESYNIPTWLGALIMTLAIYITLLLDFNKIVRALGIVTPFLIVLVVLIAGVYLFKGHVSLAEVNQVVPEASIWKGIWFGTIYGGLAFSVGFSTIVAIGGDTEKRTVSGAGAMYGGIIYTVLLALINFALQSEYPTIKNASIPTLTLANNIHPLIATVLSVIMLAVMYNTILGLMYSFAARFTEPYSKNYHIFIIIMMVAGYLLSFVGFAELINKLYTIMGYVGLFIVVAVIIKYFKRKNADKKHIA; encoded by the coding sequence ATGATGATGAATAAAGAAGCAACAAAAATTGGATTTGCCTACGTCGGCATTGTAGTGGGCGCAGGATTTTCAACTGGACAAGAAGTTATGCAATTTTTCACTAAATATGGCTTGTGGGCTTATTTAGGTGTTATTATATCTGGTTTTATTTTAGCTTTTATTGGGCGCCAAGTAGCAAAAATTGGTACTGCCTTTGAAGCGACAAATCATGAATCAACATTACAATACGTATTCGGTGAAAAGTTTAGTAAAGTCTTTGATTATATTTTAATCTTCTTCTTATTTGGTATAGCTGTAACCATGATAGCTGGTGCAGGCGCAACATTTGAAGAAAGTTATAACATACCTACATGGCTAGGTGCTTTAATTATGACATTAGCGATTTATATTACGTTGCTATTAGACTTTAATAAAATAGTACGTGCACTAGGTATCGTTACACCATTTTTAATTGTTTTAGTTGTATTAATCGCTGGCGTTTATTTATTTAAAGGTCATGTTTCATTAGCAGAAGTTAACCAAGTAGTGCCTGAAGCAAGTATTTGGAAGGGAATCTGGTTTGGTACAATATATGGTGGATTAGCTTTTTCTGTAGGTTTTAGTACCATCGTAGCAATCGGTGGGGATACTGAAAAGCGTACAGTGTCAGGTGCAGGCGCGATGTATGGTGGTATTATCTATACTGTATTACTAGCATTGATCAACTTTGCATTGCAAAGTGAATATCCAACTATTAAAAATGCCTCAATTCCTACATTGACGTTAGCAAATAATATCCATCCTTTAATAGCAACAGTGTTATCTGTTATTATGCTGGCGGTTATGTATAATACTATTCTAGGACTAATGTATTCATTTGCAGCACGTTTTACAGAACCATACAGTAAAAATTATCATATCTTTATTATTATAATGATGGTAGCAGGTTATTTATTAAGTTTCGTAGGATTTGCTGAATTAATTAATAAGTTATATACAATTATGGGATATGTAGGCTTATTTATTGTAGTAGCTGTAATTATTAAATATTTCAAACGTAAAAATGCGGATAAAAAACATATTGCTTAA
- a CDS encoding GNAT family N-acetyltransferase yields the protein MAHIIRRVSIKDVENFISMLANIYDESPYMFYTPGEYDPSVTSASKQLEEYITSPHKVIFVAESDEQLVGFAFVNTTPFQRIKHVAKIDLGVKKLYQHRGIGQALLDAIMAWCLNNQIHRIEANVPLNNQPALELFKSADFQIEGVLKDKLFIDGKYYDDYMMAKILN from the coding sequence ATGGCCCATATTATACGTAGAGTTAGTATCAAAGATGTAGAAAATTTCATTTCAATGTTAGCGAACATATACGACGAATCTCCGTATATGTTCTACACACCAGGAGAATATGATCCTAGCGTCACATCGGCTAGTAAACAATTAGAAGAATATATCACTTCTCCGCATAAAGTCATCTTCGTTGCTGAAAGTGATGAACAACTCGTTGGCTTTGCCTTTGTTAATACGACACCATTTCAACGCATTAAACATGTTGCTAAAATTGATTTAGGTGTAAAGAAATTATATCAACATCGTGGAATTGGCCAAGCACTTCTTGATGCCATTATGGCTTGGTGTTTAAACAATCAAATACACCGAATTGAAGCAAATGTACCACTCAATAACCAACCTGCCCTCGAGCTTTTTAAAAGTGCCGATTTTCAAATCGAAGGCGTTTTAAAAGATAAGTTATTTATCGATGGTAAATATTATGATGACTATATGATGGCTAAAATTCTTAATTAA
- the dhaL gene encoding dihydroxyacetone kinase subunit DhaL: MKVNDMKARLLNLEETFKKHESELTELDRAIGDGDHGVNMVRGFSSLKDKLDDSSMQSLFKSTGMALMSNVGGASGPLYGFSFVKMSAVTKDDMDNQDFITLIQAFAEAVESRGKVTLNEKTMYDVVARAAEKLKNGETLTFNDLQQLADNTKDMVATKGRAAYFGEESKGYIDPGAQSMVYILNALIGDEDNA; this comes from the coding sequence ATGAAAGTGAATGATATGAAAGCACGTTTATTAAATTTAGAAGAAACGTTTAAAAAACATGAATCTGAATTAACTGAATTAGATCGAGCAATTGGTGATGGTGACCACGGGGTTAACATGGTTCGTGGGTTTAGTAGTCTTAAAGACAAACTTGATGATAGCTCAATGCAATCATTGTTCAAATCAACTGGTATGGCATTGATGTCAAATGTTGGGGGTGCATCAGGACCACTGTATGGCTTTAGCTTTGTTAAAATGTCTGCAGTCACCAAAGATGATATGGATAATCAAGATTTCATTACACTAATTCAGGCATTTGCCGAAGCGGTTGAATCACGTGGTAAAGTTACTTTAAATGAAAAGACAATGTATGATGTAGTAGCGCGAGCAGCAGAGAAGCTTAAAAATGGTGAAACTTTAACATTCAATGATTTACAGCAATTAGCAGATAATACAAAAGATATGGTAGCAACGAAAGGTAGAGCTGCATATTTTGGAGAAGAATCAAAAGGTTATATTGATCCAGGTGCTCAAAGTATGGTTTATATTTTAAACGCTTTGATTGGAGATGAAGATAATGCCTAA
- the graX gene encoding auxiliary protein GraX/ApsX produces MKPKVLLAGGTGYIGKYLSEVIENDAELFAISKYPDNKKTDDVEMTWIQCDIFHYEQVVAAMNQIDIAVFFIDPTKNSAKITQSSARDLTLIAADNFGRAAAINQVKKVIYIPGSRYDNETIERLGAYGTPVETTNLVFKRSLVNVELQVSKYDDVRSTMKVVLPKGWTLKNVVNHFIAWMGYTKGTFVKTEKSHDQFKIYIKNKVRPLAVFKIEETADGIITLILLSGSLVKKYTVNQGKLEFRLIKESAVVYIHLYDYIPRLFWPIYYFIQAPMQKMMIHGFEVDCRIKDFQSRLKSGENMKYTK; encoded by the coding sequence ATGAAACCTAAAGTTTTATTAGCAGGTGGAACAGGATATATTGGTAAGTATTTAAGTGAAGTGATTGAAAATGATGCTGAACTTTTTGCTATATCAAAATATCCAGACAATAAAAAAACAGATGATGTTGAAATGACTTGGATTCAGTGTGATATATTTCATTACGAACAGGTTGTTGCAGCAATGAATCAAATAGATATTGCTGTATTCTTTATCGACCCAACAAAGAATTCTGCCAAAATAACACAATCATCAGCAAGAGATTTAACATTAATCGCAGCAGATAATTTTGGTCGAGCAGCGGCTATCAATCAAGTAAAAAAAGTAATCTACATACCTGGGAGTCGTTATGATAATGAAACAATTGAACGCCTAGGTGCATATGGTACACCTGTAGAAACAACAAATTTAGTTTTTAAACGTTCTTTAGTTAATGTAGAATTACAAGTTTCAAAGTATGATGATGTTAGATCAACGATGAAGGTAGTTTTACCAAAGGGATGGACATTAAAGAACGTTGTAAACCATTTTATTGCATGGATGGGTTACACTAAAGGAACTTTTGTGAAAACAGAAAAATCACATGATCAATTTAAGATATATATTAAGAATAAGGTGCGACCGCTCGCAGTATTTAAAATAGAAGAAACAGCTGATGGAATAATAACTTTAATTTTATTGAGTGGAAGTTTAGTGAAAAAATATACAGTTAATCAAGGGAAGTTAGAATTTAGATTAATCAAAGAGTCGGCAGTCGTTTATATACATCTATACGATTATATCCCTCGATTATTTTGGCCGATTTATTACTTTATACAAGCACCAATGCAAAAAATGATGATTCATGGCTTTGAAGTTGACTGCCGGATTAAAGATTTTCAAAGTCGATTAAAATCAGGAGAAAATATGAAATATACTAAATGA
- the graR gene encoding response regulator transcription factor GraR/ApsR, translated as MQILLVEDDNTLFQELKKELEQWDFNVAGIEDFGKVMDTFESFNPEIVILDVQLPKYDGFYWCRKMREVSNVPILFLSSRDNPMDQVMSMELGADDYMQKPFYTNVLIAKLQAIYRRVYEFTAEEKRTLTWQDAVVDLSKDSIQKGDQTIFLSKTEMIILEILITKKNQIVSRDTIITALWDDEAFVSDNTLTVNVNRLRKKLSEISMDSAIETKVGKGYMAHE; from the coding sequence ATGCAAATACTACTAGTAGAAGATGACAATACTTTGTTTCAAGAATTGAAAAAAGAATTAGAACAATGGGATTTTAATGTTGCTGGTATTGAAGATTTCGGCAAAGTAATGGATACATTTGAAAGTTTTAATCCTGAAATTGTTATATTGGATGTTCAATTACCTAAATATGATGGGTTTTATTGGTGCAGAAAAATGAGAGAAGTTTCCAACGTACCAATATTATTTTTATCATCTCGTGATAATCCAATGGATCAAGTGATGAGTATGGAACTTGGCGCAGATGATTATATGCAAAAACCGTTCTATACCAATGTATTAATTGCTAAATTACAAGCGATTTATCGTCGTGTCTATGAGTTTACAGCTGAAGAAAAACGTACATTGACTTGGCAAGATGCTGTCGTTGATCTATCAAAAGATAGTATACAAAAAGGTGATCAGACGATTTTCCTGTCCAAAACAGAAATGATTATATTAGAAATTCTTATTACCAAAAAAAATCAAATCGTTTCGAGAGATACAATTATCACTGCATTATGGGATGATGAAGCATTTGTTAGTGATAATACGTTAACAGTAAATGTGAATCGTTTACGAAAAAAATTATCTGAAATTAGTATGGATAGTGCAATCGAAACAAAAGTAGGAAAAGGATATATGGCTCATGAATAA
- a CDS encoding iron ABC transporter permease, whose product MTNRENPTPLKFLSYIIGLSMILLITLFISTLIGDAKIQASTIIEAIFNYNPSNQQQNIINEIRIPRNIAAVIVGMALAVSGAIIQGVTRNGLADPALIGLNSGASFALALTYAVLPNTSFLILMFAGFLGAILGGAIVLMIGRSRRDGFNPMRIILAGAAVSAMLTALSQGIALAFRLNQTVTFWTAGGVSGTTWSHLKWAIPLIGIALFIILTISKQLTILNLGESLAKGLGQNVTMIRGICLIIAMILAGIAVAIAGQVAFVGLMVPHIARFLIGTDYAKILPLTALLGGILVLVADVIARYLGEAPVGAIISFIGVPYFLYLVKKGGRSI is encoded by the coding sequence ATGACAAATAGAGAGAACCCAACGCCATTGAAGTTTTTATCCTATATTATAGGTTTAAGTATGATACTACTAATCACACTATTTATTTCTACATTAATAGGTGACGCCAAAATTCAAGCCTCTACAATTATAGAGGCTATTTTTAATTATAATCCTAGCAATCAACAGCAAAACATCATCAATGAGATTAGGATTCCCAGAAATATAGCAGCAGTAATTGTAGGTATGGCGCTTGCAGTTTCTGGTGCGATTATACAAGGTGTTACTCGTAATGGTCTTGCTGATCCGGCGCTCATAGGTTTAAATTCAGGTGCTTCATTTGCTTTAGCATTAACATATGCAGTTTTACCAAACACTTCATTTTTAATATTGATGTTTGCTGGATTTTTAGGTGCTATTCTAGGAGGTGCTATTGTATTAATGATAGGCCGATCTAGACGTGATGGATTTAATCCGATGCGTATTATTTTAGCGGGTGCAGCAGTAAGTGCTATGTTAACAGCGCTAAGTCAAGGTATTGCATTAGCTTTTAGACTAAATCAAACAGTAACATTTTGGACTGCTGGAGGCGTTTCAGGCACAACATGGTCACACCTTAAGTGGGCAATTCCATTAATTGGTATTGCGTTATTCATTATATTAACAATTAGTAAACAACTTACCATTTTAAATCTTGGTGAATCATTAGCTAAAGGTTTAGGTCAAAATGTAACAATGATCAGAGGCATATGTTTAATTATTGCTATGATTCTAGCAGGTATTGCAGTTGCTATCGCTGGACAAGTTGCATTTGTAGGTTTGATGGTACCTCATATAGCAAGATTTTTAATTGGAACTGATTATGCTAAAATTCTACCATTAACAGCCTTGTTAGGTGGGATACTCGTGCTTGTTGCCGATGTGATAGCACGATATTTAGGAGAAGCGCCTGTTGGTGCAATCATTTCATTTATCGGTGTTCCTTACTTTTTATATTTAGTTAAAAAAGGAGGACGCTCAATATGA
- the dhaM gene encoding dihydroxyacetone kinase phosphoryl donor subunit DhaM has translation MPKIILVSHSKEIASGTKSLLKQMAGDVDIIPIGGLPDGSIGTSFDIIQEVLTKLEDDALCFYDIGSSEMNVDMAIEMYDGNHRVLKVDAPIVEGSFIAAVKLSIGGSIDDALAEIKQSF, from the coding sequence ATGCCTAAAATTATACTTGTTAGCCACAGTAAAGAAATTGCAAGTGGTACAAAATCTTTGTTAAAGCAAATGGCAGGTGACGTTGATATTATACCAATCGGGGGATTACCAGATGGTTCAATTGGAACTTCATTTGATATCATCCAAGAAGTTTTGACTAAATTAGAGGATGATGCATTGTGTTTTTACGATATTGGATCTTCAGAAATGAATGTAGATATGGCAATTGAAATGTATGATGGTAATCATCGTGTGTTAAAAGTTGATGCACCAATTGTTGAAGGCAGTTTTATCGCAGCAGTAAAGCTATCAATCGGCGGTTCAATTGATGATGCATTAGCAGAAATCAAACAATCATTTTAG
- the dhaK gene encoding dihydroxyacetone kinase subunit DhaK: MMKKLINKKETFLTDMLEGLLIAHPELDLIANTVIVKKAKKEHGVAIVSGGGSGHEPAHAGFVAEGMLDAAVCGEVFTSPTPDKILEAIKAVDTGDGVLLVVKNYAGDVMNFEMAQELAEMEGINVQTVIVRDDIAVTNEVQRRGVAGTVFVHKLAGYLAEKGYSLTEIKSRVEALLPEIKSIGMAIEPPLVPTTGKYGFDIEDDKMEIGIGIHGEKGIHREEVKDIDHIVGTLLDELYKEVTANDVILMVNGMGGTPLSELNIVTKYIQQNLAARTVNVAKWFVGDYMTSLDMQGFSITIVPNKPEYLEAFLAPTTSQYFK; this comes from the coding sequence ATGATGAAAAAGTTAATCAATAAAAAAGAAACATTTTTAACTGATATGCTTGAAGGATTGTTAATTGCGCACCCAGAGTTAGATCTGATTGCTAATACAGTTATTGTAAAAAAAGCTAAGAAAGAACATGGTGTAGCAATAGTCTCTGGAGGTGGAAGCGGACATGAACCTGCGCATGCCGGTTTTGTTGCAGAAGGTATGCTAGATGCAGCGGTTTGTGGCGAAGTATTTACATCACCTACACCTGATAAAATATTAGAAGCTATTAAAGCAGTAGATACTGGTGATGGTGTATTACTAGTTGTAAAAAACTATGCAGGTGACGTGATGAATTTCGAAATGGCACAAGAGCTTGCAGAAATGGAAGGTATAAATGTTCAAACTGTTATTGTTCGTGACGACATTGCTGTGACAAACGAAGTACAACGTCGTGGTGTTGCAGGAACAGTGTTTGTTCATAAGCTTGCCGGTTATCTTGCTGAAAAAGGTTATTCATTAACAGAGATAAAATCGCGTGTAGAAGCGTTGTTACCTGAAATTAAAAGTATTGGTATGGCAATTGAGCCACCGCTTGTTCCAACTACTGGAAAATATGGCTTTGATATTGAAGACGACAAAATGGAAATCGGTATTGGTATACATGGTGAAAAAGGTATTCATAGGGAAGAAGTAAAGGATATTGATCATATTGTTGGAACATTGTTAGACGAATTGTATAAAGAAGTTACTGCCAATGATGTCATATTAATGGTAAATGGTATGGGTGGTACGCCGTTATCTGAATTAAATATCGTAACTAAATATATTCAACAAAATTTAGCTGCAAGAACGGTTAATGTTGCTAAATGGTTTGTTGGTGATTATATGACATCTTTAGACATGCAAGGTTTTTCTATAACTATCGTGCCTAATAAACCAGAATATTTGGAAGCATTTTTAGCACCAACAACAAGTCAATACTTTAAATAA
- a CDS encoding iron ABC transporter permease, translating to MISSNNKRRQLIALAVFSILLFLGCTWSITSGEYNIPVERFFKTLIGQGDAIDELILLDFRLPRMMITILAGAALSISGAIVQSVTKNPIAEPGILGINAGGGFAIALFIAIGKINADNFVYVLPLISILGGITTALIIFIFSFNKNEGVTPASMVLIGVGLQTALYGGSITIMSKFDDKQSDFIAAWFAGNIWGDEWPFVIAFLPWVLIIIPYLLFKSNTLNIIHTGDNIARGLGVRLSRERLILFFIAVMLSSAAVAVAGSISFIGLMGPHIAKRIVGPRHQLFLPIAILVGACLLVIADTIGKIVLQPGGVPAGIVVAIIGAPYFLYLMYKTKNV from the coding sequence ATGATTAGTTCAAATAATAAACGCAGACAATTGATAGCACTGGCTGTTTTTAGCATTCTACTATTTCTAGGTTGTACTTGGAGTATTACCTCAGGTGAATACAACATACCTGTTGAAAGATTTTTCAAAACTTTAATTGGACAAGGTGATGCCATTGATGAGTTAATCTTATTAGATTTCAGGTTACCTCGGATGATGATTACTATTTTGGCTGGCGCAGCGCTTAGTATTAGTGGTGCAATAGTGCAAAGTGTCACAAAAAATCCAATAGCTGAACCAGGTATATTAGGTATTAACGCAGGTGGCGGATTTGCAATCGCATTATTTATTGCAATTGGTAAAATTAATGCTGACAACTTTGTTTATGTACTGCCGTTAATAAGTATACTAGGTGGTATCACCACTGCATTGATTATTTTTATTTTCAGTTTTAATAAAAATGAAGGTGTTACACCTGCGAGTATGGTATTAATAGGTGTAGGTTTACAAACAGCATTATATGGTGGCTCAATTACAATTATGTCAAAATTTGATGATAAGCAATCTGATTTCATCGCTGCTTGGTTTGCAGGTAATATTTGGGGTGACGAATGGCCATTTGTCATTGCATTTTTACCGTGGGTGTTGATTATTATTCCTTACTTACTATTTAAATCGAATACACTAAATATTATTCATACGGGTGATAATATTGCACGAGGTCTAGGTGTAAGGTTAAGCAGAGAACGTTTAATATTATTCTTTATCGCAGTGATGTTATCATCTGCTGCTGTAGCAGTAGCAGGTTCAATTTCGTTTATCGGATTAATGGGTCCGCATATTGCCAAACGTATCGTTGGACCACGTCACCAGTTGTTTTTACCAATTGCCATTTTAGTAGGGGCATGTTTACTTGTTATAGCTGATACAATTGGCAAAATTGTATTACAACCAGGTGGGGTTCCAGCAGGTATTGTCGTAGCAATTATTGGTGCACCGTATTTCTTATATTTAATGTACAAAACGAAAAATGTATAG
- a CDS encoding alpha/beta hydrolase, whose product MNKDNKWTMITALFITVISVLLAFHLKQHYDQITNENHANKDKINIKNKNVRIYQNLTYNRVFPNSKLDIITPVDMSSNAKLPVIFWMHGGGYIAGDKQYKNPLLAKIAEQGYIVVNVNYALAPQYKYPTPLIQMNQATQFIKENKMNLPIDFNQVIIGGDSAGAQLASQFTAIQTNDRLREAMKFDQSFKPSQIKGAILFGGFYNMQTVRETEFPRIQLFMKSYTGEEDWEKSFKNISQMSTVKQSTKNYPPTFLSVGDSDPFESQNIEFSKKLQELNVPVDTLFYDGTHHLHHQYQFHLNKPESIDNIKKVLLFLSRNTSSSGIQTEEKPQIENPSNELPLNPLN is encoded by the coding sequence ATGAATAAAGATAATAAATGGACGATGATAACTGCGCTTTTTATAACTGTAATCAGTGTATTGTTAGCATTTCATCTGAAACAACATTATGACCAAATTACAAATGAGAACCATGCTAATAAAGACAAAATTAATATTAAAAATAAAAATGTGCGCATTTATCAAAACCTTACATACAATAGAGTTTTCCCTAACAGTAAATTAGATATTATTACACCTGTTGATATGTCTTCTAATGCCAAACTGCCAGTTATTTTTTGGATGCACGGTGGTGGTTATATTGCGGGTGATAAGCAGTATAAAAACCCATTATTAGCGAAAATTGCTGAACAAGGGTACATTGTTGTGAATGTAAATTATGCATTGGCGCCACAATATAAATATCCCACACCATTAATTCAAATGAATCAAGCAACTCAATTCATTAAAGAAAATAAAATGAATTTACCTATTGATTTTAATCAAGTAATTATTGGCGGTGATTCTGCAGGTGCTCAATTAGCTAGCCAATTTACGGCAATACAGACGAATGATCGCTTAAGAGAAGCCATGAAATTTGATCAGTCATTCAAACCATCGCAAATTAAAGGTGCTATACTATTTGGTGGTTTTTATAATATGCAAACAGTTAGAGAAACTGAGTTTCCAAGAATACAGTTATTTATGAAAAGTTATACTGGCGAAGAAGATTGGGAAAAGAGTTTTAAAAACATTTCACAAATGTCGACAGTAAAACAATCGACAAAAAATTATCCACCAACATTTTTATCTGTTGGAGATAGCGATCCATTCGAAAGTCAAAATATAGAATTCAGTAAGAAATTACAAGAATTGAATGTACCAGTAGATACTTTGTTTTATGATGGTACGCATCATTTACATCATCAGTATCAATTTCACCTTAATAAACCTGAATCGATAGATAATATCAAAAAAGTGTTACTTTTCTTAAGTCGTAATACATCCTCTAGTGGTATTCAAACTGAAGAGAAACCACAAATAGAAAATCCGAGTAATGAATTACCGTTAAATCCTTTAAACTAA
- a CDS encoding ABC transporter ATP-binding protein, whose protein sequence is MNRLHGQQVKIGYGDNTIINKLDVEIPDGKVTSIIGPNGCGKSTLLKALSRLLAVKEGEVFLDGENIHTQSTKEIAKKIAILPQSPEVADGLTVGELVSYGRFPHQKGFGRLTAEDKKEIDWAMEVTGTDTFRHRSINDLSGGQRQRVWIAMALAQRTDIIFLDEPTTYLDICHQLEILELVQKLNQEQGCTIVMVLHDINQAIRFSDHLIAMKEGDIIATGSTEDVLTQEILEKVFNIDVVLSKDPKTGKPLLVTYDLCRRAYS, encoded by the coding sequence ATGAATCGTTTGCATGGACAACAAGTTAAAATTGGTTACGGGGATAACACGATTATAAATAAATTAGATGTTGAAATACCAGATGGCAAAGTGACGTCAATCATTGGTCCTAACGGCTGCGGGAAATCTACTTTGCTAAAGGCATTGTCACGTTTATTGGCAGTTAAAGAAGGCGAAGTATTTTTAGATGGTGAAAATATTCATACACAATCTACGAAAGAGATTGCAAAAAAAATAGCCATTTTACCTCAATCACCTGAAGTAGCAGATGGCTTAACTGTTGGGGAATTAGTTTCATATGGTCGTTTTCCACATCAAAAAGGATTTGGTAGATTAACTGCTGAGGATAAGAAAGAAATTGATTGGGCAATGGAAGTTACAGGAACTGATACATTCCGACACCGTTCAATCAATGATTTAAGTGGTGGTCAAAGACAACGTGTTTGGATTGCAATGGCATTAGCACAAAGAACTGATATTATCTTTTTAGACGAACCAACAACATATTTAGATATCTGTCATCAATTAGAAATACTAGAATTAGTTCAGAAGCTAAATCAGGAACAAGGTTGTACAATTGTCATGGTTCTTCATGATATCAACCAAGCGATTCGTTTCTCAGATCATCTTATTGCGATGAAAGAAGGGGATATCATCGCTACAGGTTCAACAGAAGACGTATTAACACAGGAAATATTAGAAAAAGTTTTTAATATTGATGTTGTTTTAAGTAAAGATCCTAAAACTGGAAAACCTTTACTGGTAACTTATGACTTATGTCGCAGAGCTTATTCTTAA